From a single Candidatus Krumholzibacteriota bacterium genomic region:
- a CDS encoding PASTA domain-containing protein, which produces MAKKFPEWRLRLVSVLAAVIVCVLFYRIIQVQIIRHKSYKEIALNQWHLKVKWQARRGTIFDRRGYPLAVSYKSYDIGITPADFPESEEAVKYLADVLGRDRKSIRRILKQKERYIPLAKGVNLTGEAEARLSSLSGIKIDSFPERLNPLSSIAPGFIGTIDRNGKGMGGIESAFQDDLGGVDGWLLINRDARDHTFKPVNAPGMAPIDGKDIYLTIDSRIQSIVDFELQQGVDKYGAAGGVALIVDPSNGDIIAISEKKGERDKTGSDEYNVGKLFSTSCIYEPGSTFKLITGAFLLESKMVEPYDVFYGEKGTADFEFGKFKDDHPGDWMTYKESFVHSSNICTIKAVKDAEIQKFYSFLLRIGFGSRTSIDLPAESKGRLQDPSLWSGRSLASIAIGQEIGVTPIQMAMAYCALANGGTLLVPRVALMKRDVLDDEVEQIPVIEVRRVLSPGTVETLVDFCKDVIREGTGSKAAVDGIDIAGKTGTAQKSDQYGYVDGKYVASFIGFAPAEDPRMVCLVMLDEPEYLYHYGGSSSAVIFKKIIEGVNLSTDLFVDGKYSDFAIGYKKGKRNKAPNFLRLNVSEAEELASKSKVGIVYSHDAGEVFSQIPGPGTLLSDDEQVILSFYPVNRDELAKVNVPDLTGLSIRKARRMLLECGLKSIIRGTGTVRSQSPGAGKSINAGSVIKLDCRPVNTGLKGLAMNIKNKIKAGEID; this is translated from the coding sequence ATGGCAAAGAAATTTCCAGAATGGCGGTTGCGCCTCGTGTCGGTCCTGGCGGCCGTGATCGTCTGTGTCCTCTTTTACCGGATAATCCAGGTTCAGATAATTCGTCACAAGTCATACAAGGAGATAGCTCTCAACCAGTGGCACCTGAAAGTAAAGTGGCAGGCTCGCAGGGGTACTATTTTTGACAGAAGGGGTTATCCTCTCGCTGTTTCGTACAAATCGTACGATATAGGGATCACTCCGGCGGATTTTCCCGAATCAGAAGAAGCTGTGAAGTATCTCGCGGACGTTCTTGGCAGGGACAGAAAATCGATCAGACGTATCCTGAAACAGAAAGAGAGGTATATTCCTCTTGCCAAGGGAGTGAACCTGACCGGGGAAGCCGAAGCGAGGCTTTCTTCACTTTCAGGGATAAAGATCGATTCATTTCCGGAGAGGCTTAATCCTCTAAGTTCTATCGCTCCTGGATTCATCGGTACAATAGACAGGAATGGCAAGGGCATGGGAGGGATCGAAAGCGCTTTCCAGGATGATCTCGGCGGAGTCGACGGATGGCTGCTCATAAACCGGGATGCCAGGGACCATACTTTCAAACCGGTCAATGCTCCGGGGATGGCGCCGATCGATGGAAAGGACATCTACCTTACTATCGATTCGAGGATCCAGTCTATCGTCGATTTCGAACTTCAGCAGGGCGTGGATAAATACGGGGCTGCCGGGGGAGTAGCCCTGATAGTCGATCCTTCCAACGGTGATATAATCGCGATCTCTGAAAAAAAGGGGGAACGCGATAAGACCGGATCAGATGAATACAATGTGGGCAAACTGTTTTCGACGAGCTGTATCTATGAACCTGGATCGACATTCAAACTGATCACCGGAGCCTTTCTCCTCGAATCGAAGATGGTAGAACCGTACGATGTTTTTTACGGAGAAAAGGGAACGGCGGATTTTGAATTCGGAAAATTCAAGGACGATCATCCCGGAGACTGGATGACCTACAAGGAATCGTTCGTTCATTCAAGCAACATATGCACGATAAAAGCTGTCAAGGACGCCGAGATCCAGAAATTCTACAGTTTTCTGCTGAGGATCGGATTCGGAAGCAGGACAAGCATAGATCTTCCCGCTGAATCAAAGGGCAGACTGCAGGACCCTTCGTTATGGTCGGGACGTTCGCTGGCAAGTATCGCGATAGGTCAGGAGATCGGCGTGACTCCGATCCAGATGGCAATGGCATACTGCGCGCTGGCCAACGGGGGGACGCTTCTTGTTCCGAGAGTCGCGTTGATGAAGAGAGACGTTCTTGACGATGAGGTAGAACAAATTCCCGTCATAGAGGTCCGCAGGGTGCTCTCACCGGGAACTGTCGAGACCCTTGTCGATTTCTGCAAGGATGTGATCAGGGAGGGGACGGGGTCAAAAGCAGCCGTAGACGGGATCGATATCGCGGGAAAGACAGGAACCGCACAGAAATCAGACCAGTACGGATATGTCGACGGGAAGTATGTCGCTTCATTCATTGGATTTGCTCCCGCGGAAGACCCGCGCATGGTATGTCTCGTGATGCTCGATGAACCGGAGTACCTCTATCACTATGGCGGTTCATCATCGGCGGTGATCTTCAAAAAGATCATAGAGGGAGTAAATCTCTCCACTGATCTTTTTGTCGATGGAAAATACAGTGATTTCGCGATCGGGTACAAAAAAGGAAAAAGGAACAAAGCACCGAATTTTCTCAGATTGAATGTTTCTGAGGCGGAAGAGCTCGCTTCGAAAAGTAAAGTCGGAATCGTCTATTCCCATGACGCGGGAGAAGTTTTTTCCCAGATACCGGGTCCCGGAACTCTGTTATCCGATGATGAACAGGTCATCCTTTCATTTTACCCGGTCAATAGAGATGAACTGGCCAAAGTAAACGTACCTGATCTGACAGGTCTTTCCATCAGGAAAGCCAGGAGGATGCTTCTCGAATGCGGTCTGAAAAGCATAATCAGGGGAACTGGCACGGTCAGGTCACAATCGCCGGGCGCGGGAAAGTCGATCAACGCAGGAAGCGTCATAAAACTTGATTGCAGACCTGTCAATACCGGTCTGAAAGGGCTGGCTATGAATATTAAGAATAAAATAAAAGCGGGAGAAATCGATTGA